The window ACAAAGTTCAAGGAACCTGCAAACGGTCATCCCCTTAGACGGTAATGACATCAAAAAGCTCCCCTTTAATCTCTAATCTTGACTAATTCAGATTGTATCTGTCTTTACTTTACAATCTGTAACAGTCACTTTTCTAGTTAGCAAATCCTAGAAGAGAAATAACAAATTCAGTTGAGTAACGACTTAAAAATCAGATCGCAGCGACTCTAAAATATACTGACACGGGCTTTGTGATAGGTCTTAACGGTTGAGAGGGTGCCGTGATCTAACAAGCTCATCAATTTATTTGACTGTCTATTTGACTTATTTTGTATAACAAAGCGTTCTTGCGTGGTTTTTATTGTAAATCTGCACTTCTAAGCCCATTTCTGCAGAATCATAAAGCCGCCCCTCATAAGGGTTTGGGGCAAGGCAGCCACAGACAACTCGTTAACTTTAAGGAAGATTCACAGATTATTCACAAATCCGCCATCGCTTGCTAACCCTCTGTTGGTTCTGTTAAGTTCCAGAACTCGAGTTCATGAGCTGTGTTTCTAATTCATTCCGAAGGCGAGCAACCGTGGAGTCTGAGTCGATTTGGCTGAGGATATCTTGCATCACTGCCTTCACGCCGTTGGGTTCCCAAGTACAGCCTTGTTCCAGATAAATTTGAGCCGCTTTGCCCACAACATAGGTGCCGTAGCCAGAGGCACTTGCTTGGGCCACCATGACGCTGATAAGGGCGGAAAAGCCAGCAGTACCATCCAATAAGCCCCACAGGGCTGCCGCCCCTTTGCCGGTGCCTAGCAAGAGCCCTGTTCCTACTTCACTCAAGAGTAGGACTCCGGTGCTTTTGGCGATCGCCTGCCAGAGTTTGCGGGCTTCATGTTGGGTAATCGGGAGGCCATATAGCTGGGCGAGGGCACGAATCATCACCAGATCAGTGATGAATCCGCCCACCATATCTAAGATGGCAATTGGGTTAAGGGCAACCGCTAGGGCTTTGTATTTGGCAAATTTCCAAATCAGCGCTTCGGCATCGTCTTGATGGAGGGCGATCGCCCGTTTGGCAATCTCTGTTTCTAACGTATCGGCCTCGCGGAGTGCGTTCAAAGCAATCAGTGCTGTTCCATCTTGACGAGCAATCGACAGCAGGGCCTTTTTAAGATCGTCAACCTGAGGTGGTAAGGTTTCCCATTCATGCGTGACTCGACCCTCCGGCCATTCCACCCGCACCTGCAACGGTGCCGGAGCCGCCGCCACCATTACCACATCGTCCACAGCTAAGGCCACATTCGGCTGAGTATCAGCGCCAGACTGCCACAGCGTTGTGAGGGCATCATAAATTGCCTGGCGATCGGTATCGGGGTACAGGTCAACCTTATTAAAAACCAGCAGTAACGGTTTACGCGCCTCTTGCAGAGCCGATAGTGCCTGATATTCGGTACGGGTAATATCACCCGCGACAACAAACACAATCAGATCGGCGTGGTGGGCAACCTCCTGGGCAACGGCACTACGGACTTCTCCATCCACCTCATCGAGGCCAGGGGTATCAATCAGCTCTAGCTGGGGAAGCTCATTGAGATCATGAACCGTATCGATAGGCGGCTGCCAGTAGATAGACCGTGGCCAACGAGTCACGCCGTGCAGTGGCCCTGTTGGCAACAGTGATTCACCAATCAATGCATTAATTACGGCTGACTTTCCTCGGCTCACCAGACCAAACACAGCAATGCGTAAGACTGGCTTCGCCAAACGGGCTTCTAATGCCGTTAACGCCGTCATATCCTCTTGCCGTTGACTAGAGTCTGACTGAGGTTGAGGATCTTTTAGTGTTGTCTGGGTATGGCGTTGGATGGTTCGCCGCAAGACCTGACGAGCCCGCTGAAAACGATTGGTCGCAGGTGTTTGCACGGTCAATTTCTCTGCAGACGATGGATGGGGGAGAAAGGGGCTCAAACCGGTTCTCCAGGCCGTATAGCCTCTGGGGGTATCCCCGCAACTGCCAGCGTGTTTTCTGGCAGGTCTAGGGACGGTAAGGGGGCAGCAGCCAAACCGGGGGAGGACTTGATTGTGAGTTTTTGAATTCCCTGTTTTACCAGGGTTTGTAAGAACTCAACGCGTTGGGTGCTGGGTAGCAGGGTTTGTAGCTTCTGGCCGATCGCGTCTACCGAAAGGGCGGTCTCGATTTGGCCAGACAGCGCCCGATCCTCGAAATAGGCCATCAGGCTTTCTCCAGAGAGGCGGGTGAGGTAAGCGGCACTGAAGGCTTGCACGCTGCCCCCCACCACATAGGTAGCGGCATGGCTTTTGAGGGCGGTTGTCAGCAATTGTGTGGAGACTTCAACCAGCCCTAGTTTAACGACGATCGCAGCCAGTTCTGAGGCAATGGTCTTGGCCTGATCTAGGGAGAGGGGCTGTTGATAGATGCGGCCCAAATCCATGACTAACTGACCACTAATGGCAAGGGTCGCTAACAAATCCAGAGAAGGGACAGGGCTGGCAAACGCAGTGGCCGCTGCCGTCCACTGTAATTGCTCTACGACAGGAAGGGCTTGAGCCCGACGCGCCTGATTCAAGGCACCCTGAATATCTCGTCGGAGCTGATGGGTTTGGCGCATCACCGTCTGCGCAACCAAATGGGCAACGTCTTTAGCCAACCAAGTTTTTAATGCTGCTGTAATCGGAGCAACGTCTGGGCTCTGAGGCTCTAGGCGTTCTTCCACTTGACCATCAGCAGTATGGGTTCTGACCTTGATAGCTTTAGGCGCCGTTGCGATCGCCGCGACTTCAACCGGCTGGGGCAACCTCTGTAGCCGCGATGTGAGTTGCTCCACAACCACAACTCGTTCATCAGGTAAATAATTGTCTTGCTTGTTTAAGCTCAGAACGACGCGCTGCCCTGCCGTTGTCAGGGTTCTCAGGTCGGCCAAGGCTGACTCTGTCAGATCTTCGGTGACTAGATAAACCACGGCATCCTGATGCTGTATCAGGGAGGCCATGGTTTTATCCTGGGCGCCTTCTGCAGTGAGCGCAACCTCTGTCAGGGTGAACTCTCCAGCAGTTGGTGAAGCGGCCATCGCCCCCAGATGGCTGATTAAAGTCGTTTTTCCCGATCGCGATGGCCCTGCGATCGCAACCTGCAGCGTTGAGCGATCCAGCTCTTGCAGTAATCTTTGCCGCTGACTTTCTAGGCCCGAAACAAGGGATTCTGTCAATTCTAAATCGAGGGCAGCCATCTCCTGTCGTAGCAGTGATAAAGAGGCGTGTAAATCGGCCAGAGTGGCCTCTACAGCGTCCCGCGCAACCAGCTCTACAGGCTGTTCGTGCGGCAAAGCTGGGGCAGGGCGCTGGCGTCGCCACCACCAAACGCCTGCACCTGCCGCCATTAGACTCATGAGAGTCATATCGTCGAATAAAACATCCTGTAGCCCGCCTAGTAAGCTCAAGCCCGCGGCTAAGCCTAACCCACCAACCAGAATAGGACGCTCAGATAGCAATTTTTGGATCACCGAAAGACCCCAATCAATGCCAACAACTGCTCACAGCATAGGAGCAAAGCACCCCCATTCTAAGGCGTTTGCTGCCTTTGCTCATTACGGAAAACCTCCTTTCTCTAACACAGCCTGCCAGAGACTGAGTAAAGCCGCCAAATTCAATCGCTTTACCCAGGTTTAGAGGCTCGATTCCCTTAAGCACCCATTTGTAAACACCCTTTTACAGAGTTTCCTGCCAACGACTCCCGCGGGGGAGGGTAGAGCTCAGCCCCCTGAAGACTGTTGAGAAGGGGTTGAGGCTGCATAGATACGAGCCACCCAATAGGCTAATGCCCACCAGACAATCGTCCCGGTTATCAAACCAATGGTGAGGCTCATGAGATGAAGCGAATGATGAAGCGAATGAATAACCATGGCGAAGGAGTTTCGAGCGGTAAACTAACGGTTGTTGAATGCATCGTGAAACAAACCGACCACCCTAACAGTACCCAGCGCTAGGAATGGGATCGCAGTGACTTCGTAAGCGTTTAAGCTGACTGAATTCTTGTAATATTTGCTCACAGAACTTTGAAAGATATAGCGGTGTGCATTTGGATCAAGCACACCCTAGACCCCAAACCCTAGACCTTGCCTTCACCAAAACGTACTGAATTGACCTGAATAGGGCTATAAATGCTGGCACCAACACTATATCCAGCACTTATTCAGAGGCGCTGCCGATTACAAACTTCCTTACCAGATGACCCACGTCTGGCATAGCAGACTCTACAATCATTAATCGGGAAAGGAAGATACTGTTAATTGGGTATGCTTGCCCGTATATATTCCAGAGACATTGGTTATGCAACCCCCGCTACCCTTTGGTACTTTGCTACAGTCCCGCTACCGCGTTGTCCAACTGCTGGGTCAGGGCGGGTTTGGGCGCACCTATTTGGCGGAAGATCAAAATCGCTATGATGAGCGCTGTGCCATCAAAGAGTTTGTACCGCAGCAGGGGGAAGACCACTTCTCAAGTAAAGCCACGCAGCTCTTTCAGCGGGAAGCGGCGATTCTGTACCAGATTCAGCATCCTCAGATTCCGCAGTTTAGAGCGACCTTTGAAATCGAGCAACGCCTCTTCTTGGTGCAAGACTATGTTGAAGGGCCGTCTTATCGAGAGGTGCTCAATCAACGGCGAGCGCAGGGCGCTCCTTTTTCAGAGGCAGAGGTGCGGCAATTTCTTCAGCAAATGCTGCCGGTCTTAGCGCACATACACTCTAAAGGGATTATCCACCGGGATATTAGCCCTGACAACCTTATTTTGCGTAATCGCGATCGCCTGCCTGTGCTCATTGACTTCGGGGTTGTCAAAGAAGTCGTGACACGGATGCAGATGATCGACACCACCCACCAAGCCACCACGGTGGGAAAACCGGGCTATGCGCCCAGTGAGCAAATGCAGTCTGGACGGGCATATCCCAGCAGCGACCTCTATGCTCTGGCAGTAACTGCCGCCGTTCTGTTAACCGGCAAAGAACCCCAAGATCTGTTTGATGACGTCAACCTGGCGTGGCACTGGCAACAGTACGCCGCCGTTACCCCAGGCCTGGCTCAGGTATTGAATAAAGCTATGAGCTATCGCCCCGGCGATCGCTATCAATCGGTCAGTGAAATGGCCCAGGCGTTAGGGGCCGCTGGGAATCTGGCCTCTCCCGTAACACCTTACACGCCCCAGAGACCTCCCACACCACCGCCTTCCCAAGTGCGCACCGTGGCCATGGGAAGGCCTTACCAAGCGACGACGGTGGCAACCAACCCAATTGCTCGCCCAACCACCCCGGCCCCGGTGCGCCCAGCCACCCCTTCTGTACTCGACGACGATGAAGGCTCTATCTGGGAGAATCCCTGGGCTGTGGCGGCCCTGGCCATTGGGCTAGCCCTCATCGCTGGGTTAGGGGGCTGGGGGTTAGTCAATGCGTTAAACCGCAACCAACCCGAAACTTCCCCGACCCCTGAACCGCCAACCCTGACCCTTAATCCTGATAGAACGGTCACTTCCCCGACACCGACACCAACGGAACCGGAAGAAACTGAGGTAGAACCCGTCGAATATAGCCAACGTTTGGGCCTGCAAGCAGGAGAATCAACCACGGTTGAAGGCAGCCTGAGGGCTAATGAAACCGTGAATTATCAATTAGAGGGGCAAGAGGGACAAACCCTCCTAGCTCAGTTAGAAGATGAAGGCGTTTTGATGACGATCTTGGCCCCTAATGGTAACCCTGCCGATGGCCAGGCTCAACGGGTACTAGGTTGGACAGGAACGTTTGACTTTACAGGGCAGTACACGATTCAGCTAAGTCCGATAGAAGGGGTGGATGAAAGTAATTACATCCTCAACGTCTCTTTAGAGGAATCAGACGCCTCCGAGACACCGGAAGAACCCACAGAGCCGGAAGAACCCGCAGAACCGGAAGAATCCGAAGAACCCGCAGAACCTGTAGAGCCGGAAGAACCGGCGGAACCCGCAGAACCGGAAGTGCAACCGAACATCTCAGAACAGCGGGTACGATTTCCGGCTGGGCAAAGCAGCATTTTGGTGGCCAATAGTGTAGGACCAGGGCGGGTTCGTCGCTATGTCATTAATCTCCGCGAGGGTGAGATACTGGAGGCTGAACTCTCTGGTGCAACAGGCCCCATCACATTCAGTGTCTTGCAGCCGACGGATGAGCCCCTATCTGGAGCGCGATCGGTGGAACTGTGGGAAGGTGAGGTACCGGTTGGGGGAGACTATGCGATTGAGGTGGTCTCGTCTGAGGACGCTGAGTTTACTCTCCGGATTGGGGCGCAGTAAGTGATGACTGTCCCGATTGCCAACGCCCTGCTGATTACTGGCACAGATACTGAAGTGGGCAAAACCGTCGTTACCACGGCGCTGGTCGCTTACTGGTTAAAGCACTATAGCAAGAACGCCCTGGGCGTCATGAAACCCGTGCAATCTGGTCAGGGAGATTTTGAGCAGTACACGCGCCTGTTTGATCTTGACCAAGCCCCTGAAACCATTACTCCCCAGCGCTTTGCTGCACCCCTAGCGCCCCCTTTAGCGGCGGCCAAGGAGGGTAAAACGGTCGATTTAGAACCGATATGGCAAGCCCTAAGCCAGCTCTTGGCAGAGCGTCAGTATGTCTTCATCGAAGCGTTAGGGGGGCTCGGCTCTCCAGTGACGGAAGAGTGGACAGTGGCAGACTTAGCCGCCGCCTGGCGGTTGCCGATTGTGCTTGTGGTGCCGGTGAAATTGGGAGCGATCGCTCAGTCTGTGGCGAATGTGGCCCTAGCCCGCCAATATAAGCTGTCTGTAAAGGGGATTATTCTGAACTGCACCACGTCTACCACGGCTGAACAACAGGACAACTGGGCCCCTGTTCCACTAATTGAACGCATGACTCAGCTACCTGTCTTGGGATGCCTGCCCTATTTAACCGCCCCCAACAATGTGGACGATTTGGC is drawn from Leptolyngbya sp. SIO1E4 and contains these coding sequences:
- a CDS encoding GTP-binding protein; this translates as MTVQTPATNRFQRARQVLRRTIQRHTQTTLKDPQPQSDSSQRQEDMTALTALEARLAKPVLRIAVFGLVSRGKSAVINALIGESLLPTGPLHGVTRWPRSIYWQPPIDTVHDLNELPQLELIDTPGLDEVDGEVRSAVAQEVAHHADLIVFVVAGDITRTEYQALSALQEARKPLLLVFNKVDLYPDTDRQAIYDALTTLWQSGADTQPNVALAVDDVVMVAAAPAPLQVRVEWPEGRVTHEWETLPPQVDDLKKALLSIARQDGTALIALNALREADTLETEIAKRAIALHQDDAEALIWKFAKYKALAVALNPIAILDMVGGFITDLVMIRALAQLYGLPITQHEARKLWQAIAKSTGVLLLSEVGTGLLLGTGKGAAALWGLLDGTAGFSALISVMVAQASASGYGTYVVGKAAQIYLEQGCTWEPNGVKAVMQDILSQIDSDSTVARLRNELETQLMNSSSGT
- a CDS encoding DUF697 domain-containing protein — protein: MIQKLLSERPILVGGLGLAAGLSLLGGLQDVLFDDMTLMSLMAAGAGVWWWRRQRPAPALPHEQPVELVARDAVEATLADLHASLSLLRQEMAALDLELTESLVSGLESQRQRLLQELDRSTLQVAIAGPSRSGKTTLISHLGAMAASPTAGEFTLTEVALTAEGAQDKTMASLIQHQDAVVYLVTEDLTESALADLRTLTTAGQRVVLSLNKQDNYLPDERVVVVEQLTSRLQRLPQPVEVAAIATAPKAIKVRTHTADGQVEERLEPQSPDVAPITAALKTWLAKDVAHLVAQTVMRQTHQLRRDIQGALNQARRAQALPVVEQLQWTAAATAFASPVPSLDLLATLAISGQLVMDLGRIYQQPLSLDQAKTIASELAAIVVKLGLVEVSTQLLTTALKSHAATYVVGGSVQAFSAAYLTRLSGESLMAYFEDRALSGQIETALSVDAIGQKLQTLLPSTQRVEFLQTLVKQGIQKLTIKSSPGLAAAPLPSLDLPENTLAVAGIPPEAIRPGEPV
- a CDS encoding serine/threonine protein kinase, with amino-acid sequence MQPPLPFGTLLQSRYRVVQLLGQGGFGRTYLAEDQNRYDERCAIKEFVPQQGEDHFSSKATQLFQREAAILYQIQHPQIPQFRATFEIEQRLFLVQDYVEGPSYREVLNQRRAQGAPFSEAEVRQFLQQMLPVLAHIHSKGIIHRDISPDNLILRNRDRLPVLIDFGVVKEVVTRMQMIDTTHQATTVGKPGYAPSEQMQSGRAYPSSDLYALAVTAAVLLTGKEPQDLFDDVNLAWHWQQYAAVTPGLAQVLNKAMSYRPGDRYQSVSEMAQALGAAGNLASPVTPYTPQRPPTPPPSQVRTVAMGRPYQATTVATNPIARPTTPAPVRPATPSVLDDDEGSIWENPWAVAALAIGLALIAGLGGWGLVNALNRNQPETSPTPEPPTLTLNPDRTVTSPTPTPTEPEETEVEPVEYSQRLGLQAGESTTVEGSLRANETVNYQLEGQEGQTLLAQLEDEGVLMTILAPNGNPADGQAQRVLGWTGTFDFTGQYTIQLSPIEGVDESNYILNVSLEESDASETPEEPTEPEEPAEPEESEEPAEPVEPEEPAEPAEPEVQPNISEQRVRFPAGQSSILVANSVGPGRVRRYVINLREGEILEAELSGATGPITFSVLQPTDEPLSGARSVELWEGEVPVGGDYAIEVVSSEDAEFTLRIGAQ
- the bioD gene encoding ATP-dependent dethiobiotin synthetase BioD translates to MTVPIANALLITGTDTEVGKTVVTTALVAYWLKHYSKNALGVMKPVQSGQGDFEQYTRLFDLDQAPETITPQRFAAPLAPPLAAAKEGKTVDLEPIWQALSQLLAERQYVFIEALGGLGSPVTEEWTVADLAAAWRLPIVLVVPVKLGAIAQSVANVALARQYKLSVKGIILNCTTSTTAEQQDNWAPVPLIERMTQLPVLGCLPYLTAPNNVDDLARAAANLTLEALWDACL